A genomic region of Lytechinus pictus isolate F3 Inbred chromosome 2, Lp3.0, whole genome shotgun sequence contains the following coding sequences:
- the LOC129278079 gene encoding putative nuclease HARBI1 yields MANFYRLRQLDRVREAEMRPERGLTDHKNPFELYDDRDFKIRYRFTKHTALYLINMLEGDLSRNTDRNNPLPVVVQVMTALRFYAVGSFQIMHGDEASISQPSVSRVIKKVSEAIARRKREFMRFPTRDELETTQQQFYEYCGFPGVIGAIDGTHVYIRSPGGEQALFFLNRKNRYSVNVQVVCDHAGKMTSIVARWPGSTHDSRIFSESSLKQQLEARAEGTGWLLGDSGYPCLPFLMTPILHPHPGPQMRYNNAHKRGRCVIERTFGRWKRRFPCLNDLRVKVDTTFTIIVACSVLWNISLTRGEQDIQELEPIDDAMPPDHLPPGLRDAVAGRLRREQIIEDHFTHP; encoded by the exons ATGGCAAATTTCTACCGCCTTCGTCAGCTTGACAGGGTCAGAGAG GCGGAAATGAGGCCAGAGAGGGGACTCACAGATCACAAGAATCCATTTGAATTGTATGACGATCGTGATTTCAAGATTCGATACAGATTTACAAAACACACAGCACTCTACCTCATCAACATGCTTGAAGGAGATCTCAGTAGGAACACAGATCGAAATAATCCACTACCTGTTGTGGTACAAGTCATGACTGCTCTGCGTTTTTATGCCGTAG GTTCATTCCAAATTATGCATGGTGATGAGGCATCAATATCTCAGCCATCTGTGAGCCGAGTCATCAAGAAGGTTTCAGAAGCTATTGCAAGAAGGAAACGGGAATTCATGAGATTTCCAACGAGAGACGAACTTGAAACAACGCAGCAGCAATTCTATGAGTACTGCGGCTTTCCCGGGGTCATCGGTGCTATAGATGGGACCCATGTCTACATCAGGAGTCCTGGTGGGGAACAAGCCCTGTTTTTCCTTAACAGGAAAAACAGGTATTCAGTTAATGTACAG GTTGTCTGTGATCATGCTGGGAAAATGACAAGTATCGTGGCAAGGTGGCCTGGCAGCACTCACGATTCAAGGATTTTCTCTGAGAGTTCGCTGAAACAACAGCTGGAGGCAAGGGCAGAAGGTACTGGGTGGCTACTTGGAGATAGTGG gTACCCCTGCCTCCCGTTCCTGATGACCCCCATCCTACATCCTCATCCAGGGCCACAGATGCGCTACAATAATGCCCATAAAAGAGGACGGTGCGTTATTGAGCGCACCTTTGGCCGTTGGAAGAGGAGGTTCCCTTGCCTCAATGATCTGCGCGTGAAGGTGGACACTACCTTTACTATTATAGTGGCATGCTCGGTTCTTTGGAATATCTCTCTCACTCGTGGAGAGCAAGATATTCAAGAACTTGAGCCAATTGATGATGCAATGCCACCTGACCACCTTCCTCCTGGCCTCCGTGATGCTGTCGCTGGTAGGCTCAGGAGAGAACAGATTATTGAGGACCATTTTACCCACCCTTAG
- the LOC129275658 gene encoding uncharacterized protein LOC129275658 produces the protein MPLEVDCSTDLEDGELSYQQKNVQSANFASLDLTVNHQPSTSGASYHQQTVQSTNLASQDLTVNHQPSTSGTSNQQHNVPSSLTDLTPSTSGTRGTSIPPILPRKITKPTGPGSTLQPTNPSRNTGTRPSAKRSLHYLEQLEPNTKKKSLSPAQEVMIELAREEHAWLKREHELRVEILQLEIQTAQYKEEEARRSLNKVNANLNSDP, from the exons ATGCCCCTGGAAGTCGATTGCTCCACAGATCTAGAGGATGGTGAATTGAG CTACCAGCAAAAGAATGTCCAATCTGCAAATTTTGCATCGCTGGACTTAACCGTCAACCATCAACCATCAACCTCTGGAGCAAG CTACCACCAACAGACCGTCCAATCTACGAATTTGGCTTCCCAAGACTTAACCGTCAACCATCAACCATCAACTTCTGGAACAAG CAACCAGCAACATAATGTCCCATCTTCCCTAACTGACTTAACACCGTCAACCTCTGGAACAag GGGGACTTCAATTCCACCTATTCTTCCAAGAAAAATTACCAAGCCTACTGGACCTGGATCTACTCTGCAACCAACAAACCCCTCAAG GAATACAGGAACCAGACCATCTGCCAAGAGAAGCTTGCATTATCTAGAACAGCTGGAACcaaacacaaagaaaaaaagtctcAGTCCAGCACAAGAAGTAATGATTGAATTGGCAAGAGAAGAGCATGCATGGCTCAAACGTGAGCATGAATTAAGAGTTGAAATCCTTCAGCTAGAAATACAAACTGCACAATACAAGGAAGAGGAAGCTCGTAGATCACTTAACAAGGTCAATGCTAATTTGAATTCAGATCCTTAA